CAGGCGATACTCGAACTTTTCGGATTTCGTCTGGATCGCACAGGTGGCAGCCACCACATCTATGTCCATCCGCAGGTCACACGGCCTGTGAGTATTCAACCTGACGGAAAGGATGCCAAACGCTATCAAGTCCGCCAGGTTCGGGATATGATTGAAGAATTCCAGTTGGAGCGGATCCGAGATGAATGAAGACTATGCCATCGCGGTCTTCTGGTCGGGTGCAGACAAGGCCTGGATAGCCGATGCGCCGGACCTCAAGTCCTGCTCGGCCTTCGGTGCGACGCCGGAGGAGGCGGTGAGCGAGCTGCGGGTCGCGATGGCTGCGTGGATCGAGGCGGCCAAGGCAAATGGCATGCCGCTGCCTGAGCCATTGTTTCGACAGGCGCTGCCTGCCGCCGAGTAGCTCCGCTCTTCCTTTACGCCACGCCTCTCAAAGCCTGATCACGTTGTTCGGATCGGGCTGCTCGTCCTTCGGTGCCTGGCTGTAGTCGCCGAAGGGGCCGTCCCTCGCCTCGATCACCGCGCGCACGCCCTCGCGGCCGGCCTTGTCGATGAACGCCTTGGCCTCCGGCGTGTTGCGCATCAGACCGTCGAGAATGGGCCCGAGCGTCTGCGTCGATGAGAGACCCATGTTCTCATAGGCGTGATTCACCACCAGCTTCATCGCCGAGAGCTGCGACAGCGGAATCGAGGCAAGCTGCCGGGCGGTCTCACGCACCGTGTCCTCCAGTTGCGCGAATGGAACCGCCCGGTTGATCAGACCGACATCGGCTGCCTCGCGGCCCGACAGCGGCTTGCCGGTCAACGCATATTCCTTGGCCCTGGTCAGCCCCAGCCGGTAGAGCCACATGCCGGAGAGATACGCGCCCCACATGCGCGAATAGGGCGTGCCGATCCGCGCGTCCTCGCTGGCGATGACGATGTCGGCGCAGAGCGCATAGTCCGAGCCGCCGCCGACGCACCAGCCGTGCACCTGCGCGATCACCGGTTTCGGCGAGCGCCAGATCGCCATGAACTTCTGCGTCGGCGCAAGCTCCTGCGCGGTCGAGAAGGCGAAGTCCTTGCCGGCGTCCCACTCTCCGTCGGTGGTGAAATACTGGTCCCAGTGGTGGAAGCCGCCGCCGAAGTTGAACCCGGCGCAGAAGGAGCGCCCCGCGCCGCGCAGGATGATGACTTTTACCGCCGCATCGCGGATCGCCAGCCCGATCGCCCGCTCGATCTCGTCGGGCATCGGCGGCACGATCGTGTTGAGCTCGTCGGGCCGGTTCAGCGTGATCGTTGCGACCGGCCCGTCCGTCGAATAGGCGATTGTCTCGAATGTCATCTGCGCTCCTCCCAAAGCGGATGCAAAAAGACGTTCGGGCGTCTCCTCAGGCCCACTCGCCCTTGCGGAACACCGGCTCGCGGCGGCCGTCGGCGTGCACGCCGTCGATGTCGATCTCGTCCGAGCCGATCATCCAGTCGATGTGGATGAAACTCTTGTTGCCGCCACGTGCCGCGATCTCTTCCGCCGAAAGGTTCGCGCCGCCGACAAAGCACTTCGAGTAGCACTGGCCCAGCGCGATGTGGCAGGCGGCGTTCTCGTCGAACAATGTGTTGTAGAACAGGAGCCCGCTTTTCGAGATCGGCGAGGAGTGCGGTACCAGCGCCACTTCGCCGAGCCGCGACGCGCCTTCGTCCGTCTCCAGCACTTTCCTGAGCACGTCCTCGCCGCGCGAGGCCTTGGCCTCGACGATGCGCCCATCTTCGAAGCGCACCTCGATGTTCTCGATCAGCGTGCCCTGGTGCGACAGGGGCTTGGTCGAGCGCGCGGTGCCCGACACGCGACGCGCATGCGGGGTGGTGAACACCTCCTCGGTCGGGATGTTCGGGTTGCAGGTGATGCCGTTCTTCGCCGTCGAGGCGCCGCCCTGCCATTCGTGCCCGTCAGCCAGCCCGACGACGAGATCCGTTCCCGGTCCCTTGAAATGCAGCGCGGAGAAGTTCCGGCCGTTAAGCCAGGCCGTGCGTTCGGCGAGCTGGGCGTTGTGCGCCTTCCATTCGGCCACCGGATCGTCGCGGTCGACCCGGCTCGCCGCGAAGATCGCATGGGCGAGCTTGGCCACCGCCATTTCCTCGTTGTCCTGCGGGAAGACGAGCTTGGCCCAGCTCGGACCCGGATAGGCGACGATGTTCCAGTTGATGTCGAAGCCGGCGATCTTCTCCAAAGCCGGCTGGTAGGCGATCGAGTTCGCCTTGTTGGCGCGGGCGACCCTGGCCGGGTCCTCGCCCGACAGCAGCATAGGGTTGTCGCCGACGATGGCGAGCCGCGCCGCATTGCCGGCAAAAGCCTTCGCCATGCCCTCGTAGAGCCAGCTCGACGCCCGGTCGAAGCTTTCGTCCGGGCCATTGCGGTAGCGCGACAGCGTGATCTCCTCGTCGGAGAGGAACGGCGTCACCAGTCCTGCGCCCGCCTTGTAGGCGTGGTCGACGATGCGCCGCACCAGCGGCAGCGCGGACACCGGCGCGGTCATCACCAGATCCTGGCCCGGCTCCAGCCTCAGGCCCACCTTCACGGCGACTTCGGCGAGGCGGTCGAGGTGGGCGGGATCGATGATGGCGTGATTGTAGGGATAGTCCATGTCGCACATCCTGGCTGGGGATCGGTCACCCGGATGTGCGACGTCTCGGTCCCGTTCGCAAGGGTGAAATGTGCCTCGTCGGTCAGCCCAGTCCGAAGAAGGACAGCACCGCGAGCACGACCACGACCAGGCCGATAAGGTAGATGATGCCGTTCATGTAAGTCTCTCCATGTGGTGGTATTCCGGTTTTCCAACTGCCTTCGCCTGAAATCGTTCCCCACCGCACGGCCGCCATGCGCTCTGGACCAGCGCTTTTGCGTTGCAACACGCGCGTCTCCAGCTAGGTTGCGCGTCGATGCCGACCTCCTCCGTCTCGCCCTATCGCTACGCCCTCGGCGGCATGATCGGCATGGCCGCCGGCATGGGCATCGGCCGTTTCATCTACACGCCGCTACTCCCCGGCATGATGGAGGAGCTCGGCCAGTCGGCGTCGGATGCGGGCCTGATCGCGTCGGCCAACTTCCTCGGCTATCTCGTCGCCGCAGTGCTCGCCGCCGGCGGCTGGGCACAGGGTCGCGAACGCCCGCTGATGCTGGTCGGCGTCGGCGGCACCGCCGTGCTCGCAGCGCTGATGGCGCTCACCGACAATCTCTTCGCCTTCATGGCGATCCGCTTCCTGGCCGGCATGGCGAGTGCGTTCATGCTCGTCTTCCTCGCGACGATCGTCTTCGGCCATCTCGCCCGGGCCGGTCGGACCGAGCTTCAGGCGCTGCATTTCGGCGGCGTCGGGGTCGGCATTGCCGTTTCCGCGATCGTCAGCGGCGCGATGGTGCTGTGGCATGCGCCCTGGCAGGCGGGCTGGATCTCCGCCGCGGTCCTGTCTGCGCTCAGCTTCGTGGCTGTCCTCCTTCTCGTGCCAGACGGCCCCGTCGCCGCGGCCGAGGCGGGGCGGGAGCCGCCGCTGCCGAAAAGCCCGGCGCTGCGGCGGATGATCCTGTCCTACGGCCTGTTCGGTTTCGGCTATGTCGTCACCGCCACCTTCCTCGTCGCCATCGTGCGGGCGGGCGAGGGCGGGCGCCTGTTCGAATCCGTGGTCTGGCTGGTCACCGGCCTGTCGATCATCGCCTCAACCTGGATATGGAACGCTGCGGCCGCCCGCTTTGGCGCGACCACCGCCTATGCCGTCGGCATGCTCGTCGAGGCGATAGGCGTGATCGCCAGCGTGGCGATCGGCGGCTATGCCGGGCCACTGATTGCAGCGGTGCTGCTCGGTGGCACTTTCGTCGCTGTGACGGCCATCGGCCTGCAGATCGCCCGCCGGCTCGCAGACGCCTCGCCGCGCAAGGCGCTGGCGATGATGACGGCGGCCTTCGGCGTCGGCCAGATCCTCGGCCCCATCGTCGCCGGCTACCTTGCGGACATGACCGGCTCCTATGCCTGGCCGTCGGCCGTGGCGGCACTGGTGCTCGTCGCCTGCGCCTTCCTCGCCTGGGATGCCGGGCGCCGCACCGGCGTCAGGTGACGGGGAGAACGCTTCACGCGTGACCAAAACGTAATGATTGCGGCCATTCCAATCGCCGCATTCTTGTGACTTGATGCGGCCACCGAATCCGCAGTCACAAGGATTTCCCGCCCGTGTTCGTCTCATTCTTTCCCAAGCCGAAGCTGTTTTTCATTTCGGCGGCGGTGTGGAGTCTCCTGCTCGTACTGTTCTGGTTCAACGGCGGCGCGGATCTCGGATCCTATGTAGGCCTGCCGCCGGCCGCTCCCGACGCGGCGCCGATCATCGGCATCAGCGTGTTCTGGTCGAAGCCTTTTCTCTGGTTCTACGTTTACTACGCAGCCGGGGTGATGCTCTTCTATGCCTTCTGGCGCATCTTTTCGCCTCATCCCTGGCAGAACTGGTCGATCCTCGTCTCCGGGCTCATCCTGTTCCTGATCTATTTCTCGGTGCAGGTCTCGGTCGCGGTCAACAACTGGTATGGGCCGTTCTTCGACTACGTCCAGGGCCTGATGTCCAAGTCGGTCCAGTCGACCAATCAGGAATTCTACGCCGGCACGGCGACCTTCGCGTGGCTCGCCCTCATCGGCATGAACGTCAGCGTGGTCAACGCCTTCATCGTCAGCCATTGGGTGTTTCGCTGGCGCACGGCGATGAACGACTACTTCATGGACTATTGGCCTCGGCTGCGCCACATCGAGGGCGCGTCGCAGCGTGTCCAGGAGGATACCATGCGGTTTGCCCAGATCATGGAGGATCTGGGCACCAGCATGGTGCAGTCGATCATGACCCTGATCGCCTTTCTCCCCGTGCTGATCGCGCTCCAGCAGCATGTGAAGGCAGTGCCCGTTTTCGGCGAGATCTCGAATCCGCTCGTGGTCGCCGCAATCGCGTGGTGCCTTTTCGGCACGGTCGCGGTGATGTTGGCCGGTATCAAGCTGCCGGGCCTGCAGTTCCGCAATCAGCGGGTGGAGGCCGCCTACCGGAAGGAACTCGTCTACGGCGAAGACCACGCCGACCGCGCCCAGCCGCCCGTGGCGAAAGAGCTGTTCGACAATGTCAGGCGCAACTACTTCCGCCTTTATGCCCACTACGTCTATTTCAACGTGGTCCGCTACACTTATCTCCAGGCCGACAACATCGTCTCGTTCCTGATCATGGGGCCGGCTCTCGTGGCGGGGACGATCACGCTCGGCCTGATGAACCAGGTGAACAACGCATTCGGCCGGGTGACGAACTCGATCCAGTTCCTGGTCAGCTCGTGGTCGACGATCGTCGAGCTCCTCTCGGTCCACAAGCGCCTGCGCGCCTTCGAGGCCACCTTGTCCGGCGAGGAACTTCCGGAGATCGACCGCCGCTATCTTGAACGCCAGGCGGCAGGCGTGAAGCCCGAGGACCAGCCCGCCTCCTGATCAGCCGCCGGCCGTGGCCGTGTCGGCCGGGCGTTGCGGATTGGCGCGCAGCCAGTCCGCGTAGGACGCGCAGGCCACGTCCGGCCTGACGCAGACCTCGCGTGCGAAGCGTTCCAGCGCGGTCCAGTAGGCGCCGCCGTTCATAGGCTGGAAGTGGAAGCCGATCTGCAGCGGCGTGCGCGCACCGGCAAGCTCCGCCTCGAAGGCGCCCTTGAAGGCCTGGTAGGTGCGCTCGGCGAACTCCTCGGCCTGACCAGCGCGTTCGAAACCGCCGGAATGGCGCACGAAGAGATTGTAGTCCATCGCGATGATGCGCCGGGCCTTCGGCCCCTCGGGGATCATCGGCAAGGAGAACTCGGCGAGTGGGCCGCGCCGCAGCGGCGCCTGCGGCCCGCGCGACACGCCGCTCGCATCGTAGGCGAAACCGGCCTCGGCGAGAGCGGTCGCGAGGCCGGGCGAGGTCGAGAGATAGGGCACGCGGAAACCCTTGAAGCCATGCCGGACGAAGTCGTCCCAGCCGGCCGGGGCGACCGCGCCGCTCGCGGTCCAGGCCTTTTCCATCACCGTCCGGAACGTCCTGAACTCCGCCGCCCAGTCGGCCTGCGACCAGTCCTTGCCGTCGAAATGGCCGCAGGCATGGCTGGCGATGTCGTGGCCCGACTGGTAGGCCGCCCACACATGGCCGAGCCGCGCCTGGACGTCGGCGGCCGTGTCGCCGAAGCCGACATTGGAGCGGCCGGCGCGCTTGCCGGGCGCTTGGTAGCCCGCCTTCGCCTCGGTCGGGATGAAGTAGACGCAGGACAGGAAGTAGGTGAAGCGCGCGCCCGTCTCGTCCGCGAGCTTCAGGCTGCGCTCCCATAGCGCGTTGTCCTTCGCGCCGTCGAAAGAGATGATGACATATTGCGGGGAGGGGCCTGCCGCGGCCGCGGTCGCGAGGGAGAGCGCGAAGGCCGAGACACAGGAACGCACTGCTGATTTCATACCCGACCCGCACTTTTCGTCGTGCGGTCGGTAGCCGCAGAATGTGGCGGCGGCGCGGAAGGCGCATGGCGATCCGCCGGCATGGTTAATGGCGGAGAGCGGGAGGAGACCCTGTTCAGACTCGCGTCAGTCCTCTTCATCGTGCTTCGCCCGGCTTCTCTCTCCGTATAGGGAACTAAGGGTGCCCGAAGGGCGGATGAGGGGCGGCGCGAGCTTTCGAAGGCTGGGCACTGCCCCTCACCGCCGTCATTCCGGGTCCGCGTAGCGGAGCCCGGAATCCAGCGCGCCAACGCTGGTGCATTATCCCGATCTGCGCTCCGACGTGGTCGCGACGGTCGATGAACTGCCTGCTAGCCCGGCGCTCTGGGTTCCGGGTTCCGCTGCGCGGCCCCGGAATGACGGCGCGCGCGATTGTCCTCCCCGTACACGGGAAGGCCGATCTCATCTGCGATGACACTGCGAGAAGGGGAGAAGGACGCGTCTCAGGACGTGTCGAACAGCTCGACCGGGACCGAGGCAGCTGTTGCAAGTCTTTCGATGAACGCGCCGAGCCTATCGATCGCGCCGCCCTCATTCCCCGCCTCGTCGGAGGCTTGCCCCCGATGCAGGAACGACAGACGGCACAGATGCGCCGCTATGGCCCGCATGTAGAGCCCGAATGCCCTGAGCGAATCGGCAAGGTCCTCCGCATCGAAGGGAGTGCTGCCGAAGCCGGCCGGCATCGGGACGGGCGTCCAGGGTCTGCGGGCGAAGCTCCGGAGCGTGCCTTCGACATAGGCGCTCAGCAGCGCATTCGCCTGCCAGGCGGCCCAGAGCACACACCAGCGGACCCAGAACGAGCGGCCAGCAGCCTGTTCGGCCATGTCGGCGATCGAGAACAGGCGCATGACGATCCTCGTCATCTCAGCCTGTTCCCTCCCTGCCTTCGCCCTCCAGCCCATCACCGGCTCCCGTTTGACCGGACATAGTGTCGGGCATGTCGGCAGGGGTGGGGATGAAAAAAGTTTCGGCTGTGAGAATCTCCAAGCGGGACAAGGGGTTAGCGGAGAGGGAGCGAAAATCGATCCACCGGAAGGCTGATCCGTGCTTCGTCAGACGTAGGCTCGCCGCGCCCCCTCCACCACGCTTCGCGTGGTCCCCCTCCCCCGTAAACGGGGGAGGATCCGCGCGCTCGACCGTCGCTTCTTGTTCCTTTGATGACGGATGCGTGTGATGACGGATGCGTGCGCAAGGCGCCGAGGCACCTGATCCTCCCCCGTTCACGGGGGAGGGGGACCACACGCAGTGTGGTGGAGGGGGCGCTGGTGTGACACGGGACCGCCGAAGGTGGTGGATGGGACGTCGGCGCTGGGCAGAGGCTTGTCCGCGGCGGGCATCGCCTTCCCGCGGTCTTGCCGGCCGGCGGGTTTGCCGCGCGAGGCGGTGTGTCGGCGCCATAATTTCCCCGTTGCCCTTCCATAGCAGCGATTTTCGGCTAATAAGGCCGCTCTGAACGCGCGGCAGCGCGCCTTGAAGCCACGGTAGGCAGATGTCCGACGACAGTTTCATCCGCGAAGTCAACGAAGAGATCCGCCAGGAACAGGCGAAGGCGATCTGGGACCGTTTCGGACCGATGCTGATCGGCGCCGCCGTCCTCGTGGTCCTCGGCACGGCGGCCTGGGTCGGCTACGACTACTGGCGCACGCAGACGGCCAATGCGTCGGGAGACCGGTTCTCGCAGGCGCTGTCGCTCGCCAACGCAGGCAAGAACGACGAAGCGATCGCAGCGCTCGAGGCGCTGGAGGCCGATGGCTACGGCGCCTATCCGCTGCTTGCGCGCATGCGCGCCGCCACGGTGCTCGCCGACAAGGGCGATTTCGACGGCGCGGTGAAGCAGTTCGACGAGGTGGCCGCCGACGGCTCGATCCCCGGCTCGATCCGCGACATGGCGCGGCTGCGCGCGGCGCTGATCCTGGTCGACCACGGCACGCAGGCGGACGTCGCCTCGCGCGTCGAGGCGCTGACCGCCGAGACCAATCCGCTGCGCCACTCGGCCCGCGAGGCGCTGGCGCTCGTCGCCTGGAAGGACGGCAAGTTCGCCGACGCGCTGACCCTGTTCGACCAGATCGCCGCCGATTCCGCCGCCCCGCGCAACAACCGCGAGCGCGCCACACTGATGTCCGAGCTGATCCGCAGTTCGGGTTCCGCGTCCTGACGCGCCCATGAGCTACACCGTCGCCATTGTCGGCCGTCCCAATGTCGGCAAGTCGACGCTGTTCAACCGCCTCGTCGGCAAGCGGCTGGCACTGGTCGACGACACGCCGGGCGTGACGCGCGACCGCCGCCGCCACGAAGCCAAGCTCTACGACCTCTATTTCGACGTGATCGACACGGCCGGCCTGGAGGTCGCCGACCGGTCCTCGCTCGCGGGGCGGATGACGGCCGGCACCGAGAAGGCGCTCGAAGAGGCCGACCTGATCTTCTTCGTCATCGATTCGAAGGCGGGCGTGACGCCCGACGACCGCACCTTCGCCGACGTCGCCCGCCGCTCGGGCAAGCCGGTGATCCTCGTCGCCAACAAGGCCGAGGCGCGCGGCGCCGAAGGGGGCATGCTGGAAGGCTGGGAACTCGGCCTCGGCGAGCCGGTGCCGATCTCGGCCGAGCATGGGCTGGGCCTGCCCGACCTGCGCGACGCGGTGATCGCGGCGCTCGGCGAGGAGCGCGCGCTGGGCGAGGACGAGGAGGAACTCGATCCGCTCGACGATGCGCCGCTGATCGGCGAGGACATCGCCGACCCGGACGCGGAGGAAATCCCTGCCTACGACCCGACCAAGCCGATGCGCATCGCCGTCATCGGCCGCCCGAACGCCGGCAAGTCGACGCTGATCAACGCGCTGATCGGCGAGGAGCGGCTGTTGACCGGCCCGGAAGCCGGCATCACCCGCGATTCGATCTCGGTCGAATGGGAATATGCCGGGCGCAAGCTCAAGATGTTCGACACGGCCGGCATGCGCCGCAAGGCGAAGGTGCAGGAGAAGCTCGAAGTGCTGTCGGTGCAGGACGGCCTGCGCGCCATCCGCTTCGCCGAGGTCGTGATCATCGTGCTCGACGCGACGATCCCGTTCGAGAAGCAGGACCTGCAACTGGCCGACCTGATCGTGCGCGAGGGCAGGGCGCCCGTGATCGCCTTCAACAAGTGGGACCTGATCGAAACCCCGCAGCAGACGCTGGCCGAACTGCGCGAGAAGACCGAGCGGCTTTTGCCGCAGGTGCGCGGCATCCAGGCGGTGCCGGTGTCGGCCGAGACCGGCCGCGGGCTCGACAAGCTGATGCAGGCCGTGATGGCCACGCACGAGACCTGGAACATCCGCATCTCGACCGGCCGTCTTAACCGTTGGCTGGAGGGCGTTCTGGCGCACCACCCGCCGCCGGCCATCGCCGGACGGCGGCTGAAGATAAAATACATCACCCAGGCGAAGACGCGCCCGCCGGGCTTCGTGTTGTCCGTCACCCGGTCGGATGCCTTCCCGCAATCCTATTTGCGCTATCTGATCAATGGTTTGCGCGAGACGTTCAGCATTCGCGGCGTGCCGGTGCGCATGGTGCTGCGCGAGACGGACAACCCGTTTGCGGGCCGGGCGAAGAAGAAGAACTGAGTCGAAAAGGCTGGCGGCTGCATTACTCGGTCGTCATCCTCGGGCTTGCCCCGAGGATCTGCCGAGGTCGGCGAGTGGATGTTGCCGTGCAAGTTCTCGCATGCAGGTAGATCCTTGGGACAAGCCCAAGGATGACGCGGCGTAGAGCGAAGCGCCAACTGCATCCCATCCTCGTCGATACGGCACGGCCGCGACGCTCAAACCAAAACGTCGCAGAGCCAGCCACATTTGCGCTTGCCGCCCGCCACATTGCCGTCCCGACGCGGCTGTTAACCGCCCATCAAGGTTAATGCATCACCTTGGCCCTCAAGTTGTGTGATGTCGCGTCCTGGAGAGTGCTTGTGCTTCGTCGGAAGGTTTCTGTGCGTCGTTCGCCGCTCGTGGGCCAACGCAATCTGACGTCCCCCATCCTTGTCGGTCTTGCGCTGTGGCTCGGCTTTCCGACCATCGCGGCCAAGCAGGACATGACCAGCCTGATCTCGGGCGGCGATTCGGGGGCTGCCCGCTGGGGCGCCTTCGTCGAGCGCGCGGTCGCGGGCTCCGTCCACCAGGGCGAGATGAAGTTCGTCGATGCGATGCCGACCGGCACGATCTCGGGGGCGGGCGTGCGCACCGCAGAGCTCGGCGCCGTCGCCTTCAGCGGCAAGACGGAAGCAAGCGACACACCAGACGAGGCGCGCATCCACCGCGCCGACAAGCAGGGCCGCATCCTCAAGGTCGCCCCGGTCGCTCCGCCCAAGGCTTTCAATGCCGGCTCGGTGTTCGAGCGCCAGAGCTGGCTGCGTCCCGTCGTCGGCGGCACGCAGGCGATGGCCTTCGTCAAGCCTGAGATCAAGGGCAAGGAAATCCAGATCGCCAGCGCCTTCTACGTGCGCCAGGAGAAGAGGAAGGATCCCGGCGTGCCGGCGATGCTCGCCTCGCTCATCACCAACGACAAGGCCGACATCCTCGCCACCGCCTATGCGCCCGCCAAGCCGGACTATGCGAAGGCCTCGCCCTTCGCGAGCCTCCTGAAGGAGGAGGACCCCAATGCCGGGCGCTTCGTGCCGCCGCTGGCGCCGGGCGACCATGCCTGGATGAAGGAGCCGCTGCCGGCGCACGTCTTCACCTCGGCCGAGCAGAAATGCCTTGCGACCGCGATCTATTTCGAGGCGCGCGGCGAGAGCCTGCGCGGCCAGGCCGCAGTCGCCCAGGTGGTGCTCAACCGCGTCCGCAACCCCACCTATCCGGGCACGGTGTGCGGCGTGGTCTACCAGAACTCCAACTGGCGCAACCGCTGCCAGTTCTCCTTCGCCTGCGACGGCATCCCGGATCGCGTGCTCAGCCCCGCCGCCTACAAGACCGCCGAGGAGATCGCCATGGCGGTCACCGCAGGCAAGATCTTCATCGAGGAAGTGGGCTCCTCGACGCATTACTATGCGCAGTACGTCAGCCCGCGGTGGGCGCGCTCGATGGAGAAGATGAAGAAGATCGGCCTGCACATCTTCTACCGCACCTATGGCGGCGGCTGGAGCTGACCGGCGCCTCGAATGAGGCGTCCGTGTGCCGCCGCCGTGGCGCGGATTCGGCACATGCGTTTCCGCAAATGCTCCGGGCGGTTTGTCGCACCGGATCAAGTGGCTGATTTTCCTCAATAAAATACATACACAACCAATCGCTTCCCCGGCTTGACTGGGGGGAGGCCCCTAACTATGTTGCGGCCGACTTTAAAGCGGGCTGCGGGGTGTGGCAGGCCGGACGGGGAGGTTGCGGTGGCCGGACCGAAAAGGCCAGTCGAAACCGGTGGCTCCGGGCCAGGACTTCCACCCACGGGGCACCGTGAAGGCGATCTCGACAAGCGTATGCGCGACCTCGAGGCGGCGATCGCAGCGCGGCGACCCGAAAGGAAGCCCGACGATCCCGCGACGCGGACCGGTGGGTTGTCCGGAATGGGCTACGCACTGCGTCTGTCGAGCGAGTTCATCGCCGGCGTGGTCGTCGGAGCGGCGATCGGCTGGATCGTCGACAGATTGGCGGGGACGTCCCCCTGGGGGCTGATCGTCTTTCTGTTCCTCGGCTTCGGCGCCGGGGTGTTGAACATTCTTCGTTCGGCGGGTCTTATCGCCGAGCACAAGATCCGGAAGCCGGACGGCGACGGGTCGAAAGACAAGTAAAAGCGCCATCCGGCGCACGAAGGACGAGGGCAAAGGTGGCAAACGATCCCATCCACCAATTCGTGATCAACGAGATCGTGCCGATCGACATCGCCGGCATGAACTTCTCGTTCACAAATTCCTCGCTGTTCATGGTCGCGACCGCCGTCGGCGCCGCCGGCTTCCTTTACCTCACGACGTCGAGCCGCGGCCTGATCCCGAGCCGCATGCAGTCGATCTCGGAAATGTCCTACGAGTTCATCGCCAACATGCTGCGCGACGCCGCCGGCACGGCTGGCATGAGGTTTTTCCCGCTCGTCTTCTCGCTGTTCATGTTCATCCTCGTGGCGAACCTGTTCGGCATGTTCCCCTACTTCTTCACCTTCACGAGCCACATCATCGTGACCTTCGCGCTGGCGATGCTGGTGATCCTGACGGTGGTGGGTTACGGCTTCTACAAGCACGGCTTCGGCTTCCTGAAGCTGTTCGTGCCGCACGGGGTGCCCGGCATCCTGGTGCCGCTGGTCGTGGCGATCGAGGTGATCTCGTTCCTGTCGCGTCCGATCAGCCTCTCGGTTCGTCTCTTCGCCAACATGCTGGCCGGTCACATCACGCTGAAGGTGTTCGCGGGCTTCGTGACCTCGCTGTCGGCGATGGGTGCCGCGGGCGTTGCCGGCGCCGTGTTGCCGCTCGCCATGACAGTGGCGCTGACCGGCCTCGAATTCCTCGTCGCCTTCCTGCAGGCCTACGTCTTCGCGGTGCTGACCTGCATGTATCTCAACGACGCCATCCATCCGGGACACTAAGGACCGGGACCCTGTCACCGGCGGGCAGCCGCCAGAACACGACATCCTCGATACCTACCCAAGGAGTTTTGAAATGGACGCAGAAGCAGCTCGTTACATCGGCGCCGGCATCGCATGCCTCGGCATGGGCGGCGCAGGCATCGGCCTGGGCTCGATCTTCGGCAACTACCTGGCGGGCGCGCTGCGCAATCCGTCGGCTGCCGACGGCCAGTTCGGCCGCCTGATCTTCGGCTTCGCCGTGACGGAAGCTCTGGGCATCTTCTCGCTGCTCAT
The Mesorhizobium australicum genome window above contains:
- the der gene encoding ribosome biogenesis GTPase Der, producing MSYTVAIVGRPNVGKSTLFNRLVGKRLALVDDTPGVTRDRRRHEAKLYDLYFDVIDTAGLEVADRSSLAGRMTAGTEKALEEADLIFFVIDSKAGVTPDDRTFADVARRSGKPVILVANKAEARGAEGGMLEGWELGLGEPVPISAEHGLGLPDLRDAVIAALGEERALGEDEEELDPLDDAPLIGEDIADPDAEEIPAYDPTKPMRIAVIGRPNAGKSTLINALIGEERLLTGPEAGITRDSISVEWEYAGRKLKMFDTAGMRRKAKVQEKLEVLSVQDGLRAIRFAEVVIIVLDATIPFEKQDLQLADLIVREGRAPVIAFNKWDLIETPQQTLAELREKTERLLPQVRGIQAVPVSAETGRGLDKLMQAVMATHETWNIRISTGRLNRWLEGVLAHHPPPAIAGRRLKIKYITQAKTRPPGFVLSVTRSDAFPQSYLRYLINGLRETFSIRGVPVRMVLRETDNPFAGRAKKKN
- a CDS encoding F0F1 ATP synthase subunit C, with amino-acid sequence MDAEAARYIGAGIACLGMGGAGIGLGSIFGNYLAGALRNPSAADGQFGRLIFGFAVTEALGIFSLLIALLALFG
- a CDS encoding F0F1 ATP synthase subunit A; this translates as MANDPIHQFVINEIVPIDIAGMNFSFTNSSLFMVATAVGAAGFLYLTTSSRGLIPSRMQSISEMSYEFIANMLRDAAGTAGMRFFPLVFSLFMFILVANLFGMFPYFFTFTSHIIVTFALAMLVILTVVGYGFYKHGFGFLKLFVPHGVPGILVPLVVAIEVISFLSRPISLSVRLFANMLAGHITLKVFAGFVTSLSAMGAAGVAGAVLPLAMTVALTGLEFLVAFLQAYVFAVLTCMYLNDAIHPGH
- a CDS encoding cell wall hydrolase, encoding MRRSPLVGQRNLTSPILVGLALWLGFPTIAAKQDMTSLISGGDSGAARWGAFVERAVAGSVHQGEMKFVDAMPTGTISGAGVRTAELGAVAFSGKTEASDTPDEARIHRADKQGRILKVAPVAPPKAFNAGSVFERQSWLRPVVGGTQAMAFVKPEIKGKEIQIASAFYVRQEKRKDPGVPAMLASLITNDKADILATAYAPAKPDYAKASPFASLLKEEDPNAGRFVPPLAPGDHAWMKEPLPAHVFTSAEQKCLATAIYFEARGESLRGQAAVAQVVLNRVRNPTYPGTVCGVVYQNSNWRNRCQFSFACDGIPDRVLSPAAYKTAEEIAMAVTAGKIFIEEVGSSTHYYAQYVSPRWARSMEKMKKIGLHIFYRTYGGGWS
- a CDS encoding AtpZ/AtpI family protein, whose product is MAGPKRPVETGGSGPGLPPTGHREGDLDKRMRDLEAAIAARRPERKPDDPATRTGGLSGMGYALRLSSEFIAGVVVGAAIGWIVDRLAGTSPWGLIVFLFLGFGAGVLNILRSAGLIAEHKIRKPDGDGSKDK